In one Pseudomonas sp. SG20056 genomic region, the following are encoded:
- the aceE gene encoding pyruvate dehydrogenase (acetyl-transferring), homodimeric type, which yields MQDLDPVETQEWLDALESVLDNEGEDRAHYLMTRMGELATRSGSQLPYAITTPYRNTIPLTHEARMPGDLFMERRIRSLVRWNALAMVMRTNLKDSDLGGHISSFASSATLYDIGFNYFFQAPTEEHGGDLIFFQGHASPGVYARAFMEGRITEDQMNNFRQEVDGKGLSSYPHPWLMPDFWQFPTVSMGLGPIQAIYQARFMKYLEARGFIPAGKQKVWCFMGDGECDEPESLGAISLAGREKLDNLIFVINCNLQRLDGPVRGNGKIIQELEGVFRGGGWNVNKVVWGRFWDPLLAKDVDGILQRRMDEVIDGEYQNYKAKDGAFVREHFFNSPELKAMVADLSDDEIWKLNRGGHDPYKVYAAYHQAVNHKEQPTVILAKTVKGYGTGAGEAKNTAHNTKKVDVDSLKQFRDRFDIPVKDEELENLPFLKPEEGSAEARYLSERRAALGGFVPQRRAKSFSIPTPPLDTLKAILDGSGDREISTTMAFVRILAQLVKDKDIGQRIVPIIPDEARTFGMEGMFRQLGIYSSVGQLYEPVDKDQVMFYREDKKGQILEEGINEAGAMSSFIAAGTSYSCHNQPMLPFYIFYSMFGFQRIGDLAWAAGDSRTRGFLIGGTAGRTTLNGEGLQHEDGHSHLMAATIPNCRTYDPTYGYELAVIIQDGMKKMTEEQQDVFYYITVMNESYQQPAMPAGAEEGIIKGMYLLEEDKKEAAHHVQLLGSGTILREVREAAKILRDEFNVAADVWSVTSFNELRRDGLAVERSNRLHPGQKPKQTYVEECLSGRKGPVIASTDYMKLFAEQIRQWVPSKEFKVLGTDGFGRSDSRKKLRHFFEVDRNWVVLAALEALADRGDIEPKVVAEAIVKFGINPEKLNPLDC from the coding sequence ATGCAAGACCTCGATCCCGTCGAAACCCAGGAATGGCTGGACGCCCTTGAGTCCGTCCTCGATAACGAGGGTGAAGACCGCGCACATTACCTGATGACCCGTATGGGCGAGCTGGCCACCCGCAGTGGTTCACAGCTGCCGTATGCGATCACCACGCCCTACCGCAACACCATCCCGCTGACCCACGAAGCACGCATGCCTGGCGACCTGTTTATGGAACGCCGCATTCGCTCGCTGGTGCGCTGGAACGCGTTGGCCATGGTGATGCGCACCAACCTGAAAGACTCGGACCTGGGCGGCCACATCTCCAGCTTCGCGTCCTCGGCGACCCTGTATGACATCGGCTTCAACTACTTCTTCCAGGCCCCTACCGAGGAGCACGGCGGCGACCTGATCTTCTTCCAGGGCCACGCATCGCCCGGCGTTTACGCCCGCGCCTTTATGGAAGGCCGCATCACTGAAGACCAGATGAACAACTTCCGCCAGGAAGTCGATGGCAAAGGCCTGTCGTCCTATCCGCACCCGTGGCTGATGCCGGACTTCTGGCAGTTCCCGACGGTTTCCATGGGCCTGGGCCCGATTCAGGCGATCTACCAGGCACGTTTTATGAAGTACCTGGAAGCGCGCGGCTTTATCCCGGCCGGCAAGCAGAAGGTCTGGTGCTTTATGGGTGACGGCGAGTGCGACGAGCCGGAATCCCTCGGCGCAATCTCCCTGGCTGGCCGCGAGAAGCTGGACAACCTGATCTTCGTCATCAACTGCAACCTGCAGCGCCTCGACGGCCCGGTACGCGGTAATGGCAAGATCATCCAGGAGCTCGAAGGCGTGTTCCGTGGCGGTGGCTGGAACGTCAACAAAGTCGTATGGGGCCGTTTCTGGGACCCACTACTGGCCAAAGACGTCGACGGCATCCTGCAGCGCCGCATGGACGAAGTCATCGACGGCGAATACCAGAACTACAAGGCCAAAGACGGCGCGTTCGTCCGCGAGCACTTCTTCAACTCGCCAGAACTCAAGGCGATGGTGGCCGATCTGTCTGACGACGAGATCTGGAAGCTCAACCGTGGCGGCCACGACCCGTACAAGGTCTATGCGGCCTATCACCAGGCGGTCAACCACAAAGAGCAGCCGACCGTGATCCTGGCCAAGACCGTCAAGGGTTATGGCACTGGCGCCGGTGAAGCGAAGAACACCGCGCACAACACCAAGAAGGTCGATGTCGACAGCCTCAAGCAGTTCCGCGACCGCTTCGACATCCCGGTCAAGGACGAAGAGCTGGAAAACCTGCCGTTCCTCAAGCCGGAAGAAGGCAGTGCCGAAGCCCGTTACCTGAGCGAACGCCGCGCCGCACTCGGCGGTTTTGTGCCGCAGCGCCGCGCCAAGAGCTTCAGCATCCCAACACCGCCACTGGATACTCTCAAGGCCATCCTCGACGGCTCGGGCGACCGTGAAATTTCCACCACCATGGCCTTCGTGCGCATCCTCGCGCAGCTGGTCAAGGACAAGGACATCGGCCAGCGCATCGTGCCGATCATCCCGGACGAAGCACGTACCTTCGGTATGGAAGGCATGTTCCGCCAGCTGGGCATCTACTCCTCGGTCGGCCAGCTCTACGAGCCAGTCGATAAAGACCAGGTGATGTTCTACCGCGAAGACAAGAAGGGTCAGATCCTCGAGGAAGGCATCAACGAAGCCGGTGCCATGTCGTCGTTCATCGCTGCCGGTACCTCGTATAGCTGCCACAACCAGCCGATGCTGCCGTTCTACATCTTCTACTCGATGTTCGGCTTCCAGCGCATTGGCGACCTGGCCTGGGCCGCTGGCGACAGCCGCACCCGTGGCTTCCTGATCGGCGGTACCGCCGGTCGTACCACGCTGAACGGTGAAGGCCTGCAGCACGAGGACGGTCACAGCCACCTGATGGCAGCGACCATCCCCAACTGCCGCACCTATGATCCGACCTACGGCTACGAGCTGGCGGTGATCATTCAGGACGGCATGAAGAAGATGACCGAAGAGCAACAGGACGTCTTCTACTACATCACCGTGATGAACGAGTCCTACCAGCAGCCTGCCATGCCGGCGGGCGCCGAGGAAGGCATCATCAAGGGCATGTACCTGCTCGAAGAGGACAAGAAGGAAGCCGCGCACCATGTGCAGCTCCTCGGTTCCGGCACCATCCTGCGTGAAGTGCGCGAGGCGGCGAAGATCCTGCGTGACGAGTTCAATGTCGCTGCAGACGTATGGAGCGTGACCAGCTTCAACGAACTGCGCCGTGACGGCCTGGCCGTGGAACGCAGCAACCGCCTGCACCCGGGCCAGAAGCCCAAGCAGACCTACGTGGAAGAGTGCCTGAGCGGCCGTAAAGGCCCGGTCATCGCCTCCACCGACTATATGAAGCTGTTCGCCGAGCAGATTCGCCAGTGGGTGCCGAGCAAGGAATTCAAGGTGCTGGGCACCGACGGCTTCGGCCGCAGCGACAGCCGCAAGAAGCTGCGCCACTTCTTCGAAGTGGACCGCAACTGGGTTGTTCTGGCTGCCCTGGAAGCACTCGCCGACCGTGGTGATATCGAACCGAAAGTGGTGGCCGAGGCCATCGTCAAGTTCGGCATCAACCCGGAAAAACTCAACCCACTGGACTGCTAA
- the aceF gene encoding dihydrolipoyllysine-residue acetyltransferase encodes MSELIRVPDIGGGEGEVIELMVKVGDRIEADQSVLTLESDKASMEIPAPKGGVVKSLKVKLGDRLKEGDELFELEAEGATEAAPAAPAAAPAEAPKAAAAPAPAAAPAPAAQASSSVQDVHVPDIGSDGKARVIEILIKVGDSVEADQSLITLESDKASMEIPSPAAGVVESISVKLEDEVGTGDFILKLKVAGAAAAPAAAAAPAPAAAPAVAHASDVHKVPAGAHPAVAAEVGAIASLAAAAANVAAAPKRDGAKVHAGPAVRLLAREFGVELSAVPGTGPKGRVLKEDVQAYVKAMMQKAKEAPAAGTTGGAGIPPIPVVDFSKFGEIEEVAMTRLMQVGANNLHRSWLNVPHVTQFDSADITELEAFRVAQKAVAEKAGVKLTVLPLLLKACAFLLKELPDFNSSLAPSGKAIIRKKYVHIGFAVDTPDGLLVPVIKNVDQKSLLQLAAEAAALAEKARTKKLSADDMQGACFTISSLGHIGGTGFTPIVNAPEVAILGVSKATIQPVWDGKAFQPKLMLPLSLSYDHRVINGAAAARFTKRLGDVLADIRTMLL; translated from the coding sequence ATGAGTGAATTGATTCGCGTACCCGACATCGGTGGTGGTGAGGGTGAAGTAATCGAACTGATGGTCAAGGTCGGTGATCGCATCGAGGCCGATCAGAGCGTGCTGACCTTGGAATCGGACAAGGCCAGCATGGAAATCCCCGCGCCGAAAGGCGGCGTGGTGAAAAGCCTGAAAGTGAAGCTGGGCGACCGCCTGAAAGAAGGCGACGAACTGTTTGAGCTGGAAGCCGAAGGCGCTACCGAAGCCGCACCAGCGGCGCCTGCCGCAGCACCGGCTGAAGCACCCAAAGCAGCTGCTGCTCCCGCTCCGGCCGCCGCGCCTGCGCCAGCCGCGCAGGCCAGCAGCAGCGTGCAGGACGTGCATGTGCCGGATATCGGCTCGGACGGCAAAGCCAGGGTCATCGAGATTCTGATCAAGGTCGGCGATAGCGTCGAAGCCGATCAGTCGCTGATCACCCTGGAATCGGACAAGGCCAGCATGGAAATCCCCTCGCCAGCTGCCGGCGTGGTGGAAAGCATCAGCGTCAAACTGGAAGACGAAGTCGGCACCGGTGATTTCATCCTCAAACTGAAAGTGGCCGGCGCCGCTGCGGCTCCCGCTGCCGCCGCAGCACCGGCACCAGCCGCTGCACCCGCCGTTGCACACGCCAGTGATGTGCACAAGGTTCCGGCCGGCGCGCATCCTGCGGTCGCCGCCGAAGTCGGTGCGATTGCCTCGCTGGCAGCCGCTGCCGCCAACGTTGCCGCCGCCCCTAAGCGCGACGGCGCCAAGGTGCATGCCGGTCCTGCAGTACGCCTGCTGGCGCGCGAGTTCGGCGTCGAGCTGTCCGCTGTACCGGGCACCGGGCCGAAAGGCCGCGTGCTCAAAGAGGATGTGCAGGCTTACGTCAAAGCGATGATGCAGAAAGCCAAGGAAGCCCCAGCCGCCGGTACAACCGGTGGTGCGGGTATCCCGCCGATCCCGGTGGTGGACTTCAGCAAGTTTGGTGAAATCGAAGAAGTGGCGATGACCCGCCTGATGCAGGTCGGCGCCAACAACCTGCATCGCAGCTGGCTCAACGTGCCGCACGTGACTCAGTTCGATTCGGCTGATATCACCGAGCTGGAAGCCTTCCGCGTCGCGCAGAAAGCCGTAGCGGAAAAGGCTGGGGTCAAACTCACCGTGCTGCCACTGCTGCTCAAGGCCTGCGCCTTCCTGCTCAAGGAACTGCCGGACTTCAACAGCTCACTGGCGCCAAGCGGCAAAGCGATCATCCGCAAGAAATACGTGCACATCGGCTTTGCCGTGGACACCCCGGATGGTCTGCTGGTCCCGGTGATCAAGAACGTTGATCAGAAGAGCCTGCTGCAACTGGCTGCCGAAGCCGCCGCCCTGGCTGAGAAAGCGCGCACCAAGAAGCTCTCGGCCGACGATATGCAGGGCGCCTGCTTCACCATTTCCAGCCTCGGCCATATTGGCGGCACCGGCTTTACGCCGATCGTCAACGCGCCGGAAGTGGCGATCCTCGGAGTCAGCAAGGCCACCATCCAGCCAGTCTGGGACGGTAAAGCCTTCCAGCCCAAGCTGATGCTGCCGCTGTCGCTGTCCTACGACCACCGGGTGATCAACGGCGCCGCTGCTGCGCGCTTCACCAAGCGCCTGGGTGACGTGCTGGCGGACATCCGCACCATGCTGCTGTAA
- a CDS encoding EAL domain-containing protein produces MKSHPDAASRLAAEVVTQLPVPSRLGLLRFERLNEASWALLYLDAGCEQQFGLPAHELCSLLDAPYASLMEPAVRHQLHDNIAQQLADRRHYSVQYCLHTPRGSLTLMEVGEAFKQRGRQLLRGYLLVMNEQSAPSPQTLELYQRSQAELQAQQQRTQAQQQLIVTLARHHYGDNDPLREAAELITKSACELYGVSRVGIWNLNQHVLQAVALYQQDQGRHIDQADIDASPYPAYLQALHSGRALDAHDAHQDPRTCELSSSYLQPMGITAMLDASIRIAGEVVGVLCLEHIGTPRTWQADEIAFAGELADQYAQVLTNQQRRSATNALHLFQRAVEQSSSAFILLDRDGLVEYVNPSFTAITLYSASEVQGRRLSEIPALENLSDLLFDARSSLAEHNSWQGEFKSRRKNLDPYWGQLSLSKVHADDGSLTHYIGIYEDVTASKQAQQHIERLAFRDNLTGLGNRYAFIRSLESHFSEHPGKPISLLLVDIDNFKRINDSLGHQTGDKLLVSLARRLRNTLSPSSVLARFASNEFAVLLEVNQADSQLVAQKLLHTLDKPLFVDNQLISVTGSIGLGCAPEHGDDPQTLMKHTGLALHKAKANGKNQLQVFTDTLNAEAHYKLFVESNLRRALMQNELEVFYQPKLCLKSGRLLGLEALLRWHHPDKGMISPEKFISVAEETGLIIPIGKWVTRQACRMSKQLIAVGHTPLQMAINLSPKQFSDPDLVGEIAAILHEEQLDPALLELELTESLLLEATDDTRHQLSRLKSLGLTLAMDDFGTGYSSLSYLKKFPIDVIKIDRSFIKDIPENQDDMEITSAVIAMAHNLKLKVVAEGIETAAQLNFLRRQQCDIGQGYLFDKPIASRDLLESLKRYPNRG; encoded by the coding sequence ATGAAAAGCCATCCCGATGCCGCAAGTCGTTTAGCGGCCGAGGTTGTGACGCAGTTGCCAGTGCCCTCGCGCCTTGGCTTACTGCGTTTCGAGCGCTTGAATGAAGCCAGCTGGGCTCTGCTGTACCTCGACGCAGGCTGCGAACAACAGTTCGGCCTGCCTGCTCACGAACTCTGTTCCCTGCTTGATGCGCCCTACGCCAGCCTGATGGAACCCGCGGTTCGCCACCAGCTGCACGACAACATCGCGCAGCAGCTTGCCGACCGTCGCCACTACAGCGTGCAGTACTGCCTGCACACCCCACGCGGCAGCCTGACGCTGATGGAAGTGGGCGAAGCCTTCAAGCAACGCGGCCGCCAGCTGCTACGCGGCTATCTGCTGGTGATGAACGAGCAGAGCGCCCCGTCGCCACAAACCCTTGAGCTGTACCAACGCAGCCAGGCCGAGTTGCAGGCGCAGCAGCAACGCACACAGGCCCAGCAACAGTTGATCGTCACCCTCGCGCGCCATCACTACGGCGACAACGATCCCTTACGTGAAGCCGCCGAGCTGATTACTAAAAGCGCCTGTGAGTTGTATGGGGTCAGCCGCGTCGGCATCTGGAACCTCAATCAACATGTGCTGCAAGCGGTGGCCCTGTACCAACAGGACCAAGGCCGGCATATCGACCAGGCCGACATCGATGCCAGCCCCTACCCCGCCTACCTGCAGGCGCTGCACAGCGGCCGCGCCCTGGACGCGCATGACGCACACCAGGACCCACGCACCTGCGAGCTGAGTAGCAGCTACCTGCAGCCCATGGGCATCACCGCCATGCTTGATGCCAGCATCCGCATCGCCGGCGAAGTGGTGGGCGTGTTGTGCCTGGAGCATATCGGCACGCCGCGCACCTGGCAGGCCGACGAAATTGCCTTTGCCGGCGAACTGGCCGACCAGTACGCCCAGGTGCTGACCAATCAACAACGGCGCTCCGCGACCAATGCCCTGCACCTGTTCCAGCGCGCCGTCGAACAGAGCTCCAGCGCCTTTATTCTGCTCGACCGCGATGGCCTGGTGGAGTACGTCAACCCAAGCTTTACCGCCATCACCCTGTACAGTGCCAGCGAAGTGCAGGGCCGCCGCCTGTCAGAAATCCCCGCTCTGGAGAACCTCAGCGACCTGCTGTTCGATGCCCGCTCCAGCCTGGCCGAACACAACAGCTGGCAAGGTGAGTTCAAAAGCCGACGGAAGAACCTCGACCCATATTGGGGGCAACTGTCGCTGTCCAAGGTGCATGCCGACGATGGCAGCCTGACCCACTACATCGGCATCTACGAAGACGTTACCGCGAGCAAACAGGCGCAACAGCATATCGAGCGCCTGGCCTTTCGCGACAACCTGACCGGGCTGGGCAACCGCTACGCCTTTATCCGCTCGCTGGAGAGCCACTTCAGCGAACACCCAGGCAAACCAATCAGCCTGCTGCTGGTGGATATCGACAACTTCAAGCGGATCAACGACAGCCTCGGCCACCAGACGGGCGACAAACTGCTGGTCAGCCTGGCGCGCCGTTTGCGCAACACCCTGAGCCCCAGCAGTGTGCTGGCACGTTTTGCCAGCAACGAATTCGCCGTGCTGCTCGAGGTCAATCAGGCCGACAGCCAACTGGTGGCGCAGAAGCTGCTGCACACCCTGGACAAGCCACTGTTTGTCGACAACCAGCTGATCAGCGTCACCGGCTCCATCGGCCTGGGCTGCGCGCCCGAACATGGCGATGACCCGCAGACCCTGATGAAGCACACTGGTCTGGCCCTGCATAAAGCCAAGGCCAACGGCAAAAACCAACTGCAGGTGTTTACCGATACGCTGAACGCCGAGGCGCACTACAAACTGTTCGTCGAGAGCAACCTGCGCCGTGCGTTGATGCAGAACGAGCTGGAGGTGTTCTACCAGCCCAAGCTGTGCCTGAAGAGCGGGCGGCTGCTGGGCCTGGAAGCGCTGCTGCGCTGGCATCACCCGGACAAGGGCATGATCAGCCCGGAAAAATTTATCAGCGTCGCGGAAGAGACCGGGCTGATAATCCCCATCGGCAAATGGGTCACTCGCCAGGCCTGCCGCATGAGCAAGCAACTGATCGCTGTCGGCCACACACCGTTGCAGATGGCGATCAACCTGTCGCCCAAACAGTTCTCCGACCCGGACCTGGTCGGCGAGATCGCCGCCATCCTCCATGAGGAACAGCTCGACCCGGCCCTGCTCGAGCTGGAGCTAACGGAAAGCCTGCTGCTGGAAGCCACCGACGACACCCGCCACCAGCTCAGCCGCTTGAAAAGCCTGGGGCTGACCCTGGCCATGGACGACTTTGGCACCGGTTACTCGTCGCTCAGCTACCTGAAAAAATTCCCCATCGACGTGATCAAGATTGATCGCAGCTTTATCAAGGACATCCCGGAGAATCAGGACGACATGGAAATCACCTCAGCAGTGATCGCCATGGCGCACAACCTGAAACTCAAGGTGGTGGCCGAAGGTATCGAAACAGCAGCGCAGCTGAATTTTCTCCGCCGCCAGCAATGCGATATCGGCCAGGGCTACCTGTTCGACAAACCCATCGCCAGCCGCGACCTACTGGAAAGCCTCAAGCGCTATCCAAATCGAGGCTAG
- the msrA gene encoding peptide-methionine (S)-S-oxide reductase MsrA, which yields MVLRSQILAHKLELPTAEQALPGRAEAMKVPAAHFVNGNALQGPFPAGLEQAVFAMGCFWGAERRFWQQPGVWSTAVGYAGGHTPNPTYEETCSGLTGHTEVVLVVFDPQITSYAALLKVFWEAHNPTQGMRQGNDTGSQYRSAIYCYGPEQLAAALSSQAQFQTELSKAGFGAITTEVLEAPPFYYAEAYHQQYLAKNPGGYCGLGGTGACLPG from the coding sequence ATGGTTCTGCGTTCGCAAATTCTCGCCCACAAACTCGAACTGCCCACCGCCGAGCAGGCTCTGCCTGGCCGAGCCGAAGCCATGAAGGTGCCGGCTGCGCATTTCGTCAATGGCAATGCGCTGCAGGGGCCATTTCCTGCGGGTCTTGAACAAGCAGTGTTTGCCATGGGGTGTTTCTGGGGCGCCGAACGACGCTTCTGGCAGCAGCCAGGTGTCTGGAGCACGGCTGTCGGCTATGCCGGCGGGCATACGCCGAATCCAACCTATGAGGAAACCTGCTCGGGCCTGACCGGCCACACCGAAGTGGTGCTGGTGGTGTTCGATCCACAGATCACCAGCTACGCCGCACTGCTGAAAGTGTTCTGGGAGGCGCATAACCCGACCCAGGGCATGCGCCAGGGTAACGACACGGGCAGCCAGTACCGTTCGGCGATCTACTGCTACGGCCCTGAGCAACTAGCCGCTGCACTGAGTAGCCAGGCACAGTTCCAGACCGAATTGAGCAAAGCCGGTTTCGGCGCCATCACCACCGAGGTGCTCGAGGCGCCGCCGTTCTACTACGCTGAGGCCTATCACCAGCAGTACTTGGCGAAGAACCCTGGCGGCTATTGCGGTCTGGGCGGCACGGGCGCCTGTCTGCCGGGCTGA
- a CDS encoding putative motility protein, with the protein MELSSMTNQVSTQAAAQASALASLLLLRKTLELQAASIGGLVQAATPASVPSNPPNLGNSVDVVV; encoded by the coding sequence GTGGAACTCAGCAGCATGACCAATCAGGTGTCGACCCAGGCAGCGGCTCAGGCCTCTGCCCTGGCCTCACTGCTGTTGCTGCGCAAAACCCTGGAACTGCAGGCTGCCAGCATCGGCGGCCTGGTGCAGGCCGCCACGCCAGCCAGCGTGCCGAGCAATCCACCGAACCTGGGTAATAGTGTCGACGTAGTGGTTTAG
- a CDS encoding NAD(P)/FAD-dependent oxidoreductase, with amino-acid sequence MKRTGTRFRPRLVQGDYDAIIIGSGIGGLTTAALLAKLGKRVCVLEQHYTAGGYTHSYEREGYEWDVGVHYIGEVHKPWSTIRRVFDVISDGQLQWAPMDAHYDRIVIGEQTYDYVAGREEFKAEMLRHFPAEGAVLDRYVDLLSEVSAKVLRFFAGQAMPRSVGMLYSKLRRLWLPDYFFKTTREVLEGLTDNQQLIGVLTAQWGDYGLPPAEAAFVMHAMVAKHYITGGNYPVGGATKISESIIPVIEAAGGQVFTYAGVDKILVEHGRAVGVRMQKDGFEIRAPQIVSCAGLVPTYTRLLELQVASDYGLLAQLRKVKLSEATLCLYAGFKGSAAELNLPKTNYWVYPSAHHEQNISRFNRGETQAMPLIYISFPSAKDPAWDAQYPKKATVEIVAPTQPEWFAKWKGTTWGKRGADYDAFKAELTAQLLETLYQHQPQLRGALDFCELGTPLSTEWFQWNEQGEIYGIDHTVERFEQHWIHTQTPIKGLYLTGADTVTAGVGGALMAGVLTASRMLGWRGYKVGKLLKSWKAQAPTDASATADVAS; translated from the coding sequence ATGAAACGTACCGGTACCCGCTTCCGCCCGCGCCTGGTTCAGGGTGATTACGACGCCATCATCATCGGTTCCGGTATCGGCGGCCTGACCACCGCTGCGCTGCTGGCCAAGCTTGGCAAGCGTGTGTGCGTGCTGGAGCAGCATTACACCGCCGGTGGTTATACCCACAGCTACGAACGTGAAGGCTACGAGTGGGATGTGGGTGTGCATTACATCGGCGAGGTGCATAAACCCTGGTCGACCATTCGCCGGGTGTTTGATGTGATCAGTGACGGTCAATTGCAGTGGGCACCAATGGACGCCCACTACGATCGCATCGTGATCGGCGAGCAGACTTACGACTACGTGGCTGGGCGCGAGGAGTTCAAGGCCGAGATGCTGCGCCATTTTCCCGCAGAAGGCGCCGTACTTGACCGCTATGTCGACCTGCTCAGTGAGGTCAGTGCCAAGGTTCTAAGATTTTTCGCCGGTCAGGCAATGCCACGCTCAGTGGGCATGCTCTACAGCAAGCTGCGCCGGTTGTGGCTACCGGATTACTTCTTCAAAACCACCCGTGAAGTCCTTGAAGGCCTGACCGACAACCAGCAGCTGATCGGCGTGCTCACCGCGCAGTGGGGTGATTACGGCCTGCCGCCTGCTGAAGCGGCGTTTGTCATGCATGCCATGGTGGCCAAGCACTACATCACTGGCGGCAATTACCCGGTGGGCGGGGCGACGAAAATTTCCGAAAGCATTATCCCGGTGATCGAAGCGGCTGGCGGCCAGGTGTTCACCTATGCCGGGGTCGACAAGATTCTGGTGGAGCACGGTCGCGCGGTGGGCGTACGCATGCAGAAAGACGGTTTCGAGATTCGCGCACCGCAGATCGTCAGCTGCGCCGGTCTGGTGCCCACCTATACCCGTCTGCTCGAACTACAGGTGGCCAGCGACTATGGCCTGCTGGCGCAACTGCGCAAGGTTAAGTTATCGGAGGCCACGTTGTGCCTGTATGCGGGTTTCAAAGGCAGCGCCGCCGAGTTGAATTTGCCGAAGACCAATTACTGGGTTTATCCGAGCGCTCATCATGAGCAAAACATCAGTCGGTTTAATCGTGGGGAAACGCAGGCGATGCCGCTGATCTATATCAGCTTCCCCTCGGCCAAGGACCCAGCCTGGGATGCGCAGTACCCGAAAAAGGCCACGGTTGAAATCGTCGCACCGACGCAGCCCGAGTGGTTTGCTAAGTGGAAGGGCACCACCTGGGGCAAGCGCGGTGCTGACTATGACGCCTTCAAGGCCGAGTTGACGGCGCAACTGCTGGAAACCCTCTACCAGCATCAGCCGCAATTGCGCGGTGCGCTGGACTTTTGCGAGCTGGGCACGCCGCTGTCCACCGAATGGTTCCAGTGGAACGAGCAGGGCGAGATCTACGGCATTGATCACACGGTTGAGCGCTTTGAGCAGCACTGGATCCACACTCAGACGCCGATCAAGGGGCTGTACCTGACCGGCGCCGATACGGTGACGGCGGGGGTGGGTGGGGCGCTGATGGCCGGGGTGCTGACTGCCTCGCGCATGCTTGGCTGGCGCGGCTACAAGGTCGGCAAACTGTTGAAAAGCTGGAAGGCACAAGCGCCTACCGACGCCAGTGCGACGGCGGATGTCGCGAGCTAA
- a CDS encoding PadR family transcriptional regulator, whose product MSLKHAILILLESEPGSGYDLLKRFKDGLGYFWNAKHQQVYLELKKLSEAGWLEFEAQAQDTRPDKKNYRLTPAGHAELLRWLGEPVQPNKINDALLVKLYAGAHTSLDNLREEMQRHVAIHRKTLDSLLNIEREYLALPDEQRKALRLPYLTLRRGILGEQSWLTWADEVEEELRKN is encoded by the coding sequence ATGTCGCTTAAGCACGCCATCCTTATCCTCCTGGAAAGCGAACCCGGCAGCGGCTACGACCTGCTCAAGCGCTTCAAGGATGGCCTCGGCTACTTCTGGAACGCCAAACATCAGCAGGTTTATCTGGAGCTGAAAAAGCTCAGTGAAGCCGGCTGGCTTGAGTTCGAGGCGCAGGCCCAGGACACCCGTCCGGACAAAAAGAACTACCGCCTCACGCCGGCAGGTCACGCCGAACTGCTGCGCTGGTTGGGCGAGCCGGTGCAGCCAAACAAGATCAACGATGCGTTGCTGGTAAAACTCTATGCCGGTGCGCATACCTCGCTGGATAACCTGCGCGAAGAAATGCAGCGGCATGTCGCCATACACCGCAAGACCCTGGACAGCCTGCTGAATATTGAACGCGAGTACCTGGCCCTGCCCGACGAGCAACGCAAAGCCCTGCGCCTGCCCTACCTGACCCTGCGCCGCGGCATCCTTGGCGAGCAGTCCTGGCTGACCTGGGCAGATGAGGTCGAAGAGGAGCTGCGGAAAAACTAA